From a single Porites lutea chromosome 10, jaPorLute2.1, whole genome shotgun sequence genomic region:
- the LOC140951085 gene encoding uncharacterized protein, translating into MVPMEINEALILQESDPEMATASQQRPLPLLRRPLPPKQEPPPSSFRSGSEAKYSQTDGNYKVSAKSPDVLSAKRLVNVKSTKVVDSTLREVRFHGDVPLPVSSVVKPYKTKGPDRLPPRPPRKPRELPSEAFIKDSYTRPPPEFTLKHFLRRLPSRANPDEDVEPMVSEQNYEKLTSWFAANKPLQATVHSLEIDNDIHVPDVTPRVPARQLLIEMQFQGMETSFSPDQDFPFIQERSSTVFPVTPAASKLTIPASRFALLPPIEPDADEDGETPHSAIKTFAQTTAAETIPTSQEKGAERLSLSRDEAMNGSKELRARFDQSHIPESKNNYITFSKGRNDESMADNKKAVVKERIINFDDVSFNQQPNTFPEMEVILPSSQPEYFQGEELPRTSSPFVSADVYDEQMSPLEAVVLNAMMTGSSVLNLRAHFLNRLPDLSSLAGMLTHLNLSFNDLWIFPSEIFQLVNLVSLKLRNNPIKEIPHDIKKLRRLIVFDISFNLLTSLPKSLFQLKHLEILDLAYNRLSFIPSNIGKLSCLRELNLEGNQLGAMPVGALYLNIKYLRISNNFTHPLLWRETATNQPQRLGDLSALAVFKEGIHFKNKNLPAAIKNIMESYTRCDCCDGPMFGPGVRVIKAPPEMFGIKNLPFLFNACTQTCRRQFSKSPQSLQEWMKRNVPLNTSF; encoded by the exons ATGGTTCCCATGGAGATAAACGAAGCGCTCATCCTCCAGGAAAGTGATCCTGAAATGGCGACGGCAAGTCAACAAAGGCCTCTGCCTCTTTTACGGCGGCCTTTGCCACCAAAACAAGAACCGCCACCGTCTTCATTCCGCTCTGGATCAGaagcaaaatactctcaaaccgACGGTAATTACAAGGTGTCAGCAAAATCGCCGGATGTGTTAAGCGCCAAACGACTTGTTAATGTGAAGTCAACTAAAGTCGTCGACTCCACGTTGCGGGAAGTCAGATTTCATGGAGACGTTCCATTACCTGTATCTTCCGTCGTAAAACCGTATAAAACAAAGGGACCCGATCGTTTACCGCCAAGACCTCCGAGAAAACCAAGAGAATTGCCCTCAGAGGCGTTCATAAAAGATTCATACACAAGACCGCCTCCAGAATTCACGTTAAAACACTTTCTGAGAAGATTGCCTTCCCGCGCTAATCCGGACGAAGATGTAGAGCCAATGGTTTCAGaacaaaattatgaaaaattaacaAGCTGGTTTGCAGCCAATAAGCCCCTTCAGGCAACGGTTCATAGTCTTGAAATTGACA ATGATATTCATGTTCCAGATGTCACACCAAGAGTTCCAGCAAGACAGCTGCTGATAG AGATGCAGTTTCAGGGAATGGAGACATCATTCTCTCCAGATCAAGACTTTCCCTTCATTCAAGAACGTTCATCAACAGTATTCCCAGTCACACCTGCAGCCTCCAAACTGACAATACCTGCCTCAAGATTTGCACTGCTGCCGCCAATAGAACCTGATGCCGATGAGGATGGAGAGACTCCACATTCTGCCATAAAAACCTTTGCTCAAACAACGGCTGCAGAAACTATACCTACTTCACAAGAGAAGGGAGCAGAGAGACTTTCGTTGTCACGTGACGAAGCGATGAACGGATCTAAGGAGTTGAGAGCTAGATTTGATCAGTCACATATACCAGAGAGCAAAAACAACTATATAACTTTCTCAAAAGGCAGGAATGATGAATCAATGGCAGACAACAAGAAGGCAGTTGTTAAGGAGAGAATAATTAATTTTGATGATGT ATCATTCAACCAACAACCCAACACTTTCCCAGAAATGGAAGTCATTCTACCCAGCTCCCAACCAGAATACTTCCAAGGAGAGGAACTACCAAGAACGTCCTCACCATTTG TGAGTGCTGATGTTTATGATGAACAAATGTCACCTTTggaagctgtcgttttgaatgCGATGATGACAGGTTCATCAGTTCTCAATCTCCGCGCTCACTTCCTTAATCGTCTTCCTGATCTCAGCAGTCTGGCAGGAATGCTCACCCACTTAAACCTCTCCTTCAATGATCTCTGG ATCTTCCCCTCAGAAATATTTCAACTTGTGAATCTGGTTTCTCTTAAGTTGAGAAACAACCCCATTAAAGAAATTCCTCATG ATATAAAAAAGCTCAGGAGACTGATAGTGTTCGACATTTCTTTCAATCTTCTTACCTCGTTACCGAAAAG TCTCTTTCAGTTAAAACATCTTGAAATTTTAGATCTGGCTTACAATCGTCTTTCATTTATCCCTTCAAACATTGGAAAACTAAG CTGTCTTAGAGAATTAAACCTTGAAGGAAATCAGCTTGGTGCCATGCCAGTAGGAGCTCTGTATCTTAATATCAAGTACCTTAGAATAAGCAACAATTTTACACATCCTCTTCTGTGGCGAGAAACAGCAACAAACCAACCACAG CGACTTGGTGACCTGTCAGCTCTAGCTGTGTTCAAGGAAGgaattcactttaaaaataaaaatttaccggcagcaattaaaaatattatggAAAG TTACACTCGTTGCGATTGCTGTGATGGTCCGATGTTTGGCCCAGGGGTACGGGTCATCAAAGCTCCTCCAGAAATGTTTGGTATCAAGAATCTTCCCTTTCTCTTCAACGCCTGCACACAAACTTGCAGAAGACAGTTCAGTAAAAGTCCCCAGTCACTACAGGAGTGGATGAAAAGAAACGTACCGCTAAACACATCCTTTTAA
- the LOC140951084 gene encoding glutamate-rich protein 6-like, with protein sequence MSEDERGLKDSKTTDEQPPRPDSSSSSVISRTSSPEHLEGDVFASVGKQQDQLDPEKLSADVAARGIVSPKKPLGTLAQTGMRGMLIAACEVATDESEKSQKAEDVTSQSIKSENLDKNAVNSSNEDHDRVAHDILSFNKDSSNSRPSSASSSSSTAEGAEKKESSFQSVEKERSFISHAGNTTVEVVSTCTQTEWSWLKDMELYQEITNKSKPEWANRTERKMSSPSANGHAGSIKRRKKKSVGRRTSISSDKGAPVKDEENVSLPEVEEGTETKKSYTGPEEGSSGRSKSKSSGGVPRSRQSVVSSLPRTPKGEDVLFRPPTVEPDSDSTSEADFEDYVAEQEYLLPSIGPPAILQYMKESQHPPLSNEEVEDREELAKSEMLKKSMYSGPCMFCHEEILPFPTIEELERLTPDQLYCCPQYERFVKFELAQRSDTAHLVDEMIDIKPHPPYGTKAARRAAKERAAERAREREMERQRAAGANPTNFYALTRQMKTITYSLASTKCMEEGWTVRPESPSLSDGEQIQDPFVIEVNPLQLRKQAFLERFYENKRRFLLLLPDGTGTCYYPSGNIAVMITAKEKGKFTYIVFDDDEENESNPSRMLAIFEPSGHGTCYFRDGKVRLVLNPFYGVLLDNKGARKKKWLWHNLKEHVHAPPFQPITFMITKQLSIRCLSQNKTVLTFNHGKHTARFNVGSKLKAVAKAKPPTNKDNYETHLLEVKQFVNIVLDRYQNAVRLPNYPRLDKIPLPLHLQRVKDAARKARLQGSTPSSQRETTVIVN encoded by the exons ATGAGTGAAGACGAAAGGGGTCTAAAGGACTCAAAAACTACAGACGAACAACCGCCAAGACCGGATTCAAGCTCATCATCGGTTATAAGTAGAACTAGCTCTCCAGAGCATCTTGAAGGTGATGTATTTGCGAGTGTGGGAAAACAACAAGATCAATTAGATCCTGAAAAACTTTCTGCTGATGTAGCTGCTAGAGGGATTGTATCCCCTAAGAAGCCTTTAGGAACGTTAGCGCAAACTGGGATGCGTGGAATGTTAATAGCTGCGTGTGAGGTTGCAACAGATGAGtcagaaaaaagtcaaaaagcaGAGGATGTTACTTCACAGAGTATCAAAAGTGAAAACTTGGACAAGAATGCAGTGAATTCGTCAAATGAAGATCATGATCGAGTAGCCCATGACATTCTTTCTTTCAACAAAGACTCATCAAATAGCCGGCCATCATCAGCAAGTTCTTCTTCATCAACAGCagaaggagcagagaaaaaagaatcTTCTTTCCAATCTGTGGAAAAAGAGAGGAGTTTCATATCTCATGCTGGTAATACCACAGTTGAGGTTGTTTCAACTTGTACCCAGACTGAGTGGAGCTGGTTGAAGGATATGGAATTGTACCAGGAAATAACAAATAAATCTAAACCCGAGTGGGCAAACAGAACAGAAAGGAAAATGTCGTCACCATCAG CCAACGGCCATGCTGGCTCCATCAAAAGGAGGAAGAAAAAATCTGTTGGAAGAAGAACATCAATTAGCAGTGACAAAGGTGCACCTGTGAAAGATGAAGAGAATGTATCACTTCCTGAGGTGGAGGAAGGAACTGAAACAAAGAAGAGCTACACTGGGCCAGAGGAAG GAAGCTCTGGGAGAAGCAAGTCCAAATCATCTGGGGGAGTCCCCAGATCTCGCCAATCAGTCGTGTCTTCACTGCCACGTACCCCCAAGGGTGAGGATGTTCTGTTCCGCCCTCCCACAGTGGAACCAGACTCTGACAGTACTTCAGAGGCTGATTTTGAAGATTATGTTGCAGAACAAGAGTATCTACTACCAAGTATTGGTCCTCCCGCTATCCTTCAATACATGAAAGAGTCTCAACACCCCCCATTGTCTAATGAAGAGGTTGAAGATAGAGAAGAGCTTGCCAAGAGTGAAATGTTGAAGAAGAGTATGTATAGTGGTCCGTGCATGTTTTGTCATGAGGAGATATTGCCGTTTCCAACCATTGAAGAATTGGAGAGATTGACCCCTGATCAG CTTTACTGCTGTCCTCAGTATGAACGCTTTGTGAAATTTGAGCTTGCCCAGAGATCAGACACTGCTCATTTGGTTGACGAAATGATTGACATTAAGCCCCACCCACCTTATGGCACCAAAGCCGCGAGGAGAGCAGCCAAGGAGCGAGCAGCAGAACGCGCCAGAGAACGTGAAATGGAGAGACAACGGGCTGCCGGTGCTAATCCTACGAACTTCTATGCAT TAACTCGTCAGATGAAAACTATCACTTATTCCTTGGCTTCTACCAAGTGTATGGAGGAGGGATGGACGGTCCGTCCCGAGTCTCCATCACTGTCAGACGGTGAACAAATTCAGGATCCATTTGTTATTGAAGTCAATCCTCTTCAGCTT AGGAAGCAGGCATTTCTGGAGAGATTTTACGAAAACAAGCGAAGGTTTCTTCTTCTGCTCCCAGATGGAACTGGGACTTGCTA TTATCCAAGTGGTAATATTGCAGTCATGATAACTgctaaagaaaaaggaaagttcACTTACATAGTGTTCGAT GACGATGAAGAGAACGAATCCAACCCGTCTAGGATGTTAGCGATATTCGAGCCGTCTGGACATGGAACATGTTACTTTAGAGATGGTAAAGTCAG gttAGTGTTAAATCCATTCTATGGCGTTCTGCTGGATAACAAAGGTGCTCGGAAGAAGAAATGGCTCTGGCATAATTTGAAGGAGCACGTGCACGCCCCACCTTTTCAACCAATCACATTCATGATCACCAAGCAGCTGTCAATCAGATGCTTATCTCAG AATAAAACGGTTCTCACCTTTAATCACGGAAAGCACACAGCTCGTTTTAACGTTGGATCCAAACTCAAG GCTGTCGCCAAAGCAAAACCACCAACAAACAAAGACAATTACGAGACACATCTCTTAGAGGTCAAGCAGTTTGTGAA TATTGTTTTAGATCGTTACCAGAATGCCGTGCGCCTTCCCAACTACCCTCGACTGGACAAAATTCCACTTCCGCTTCACCTTCAAAGAGTAAAGGATGCAGCAAGGAAGGCGAGGCTACAAGGCTCCACCCCCAGCAGTCAGCGGGAAACGACAGTGATCGTAAACTAG
- the LOC140951086 gene encoding flavin-containing monooxygenase 5-like, translating to MNHSPEYDVAVIGAGISGIVTAKCLLDDKFNIIVYEMSDHVGGLWQFTEDGYGVMRFTTMVASKQNDCFSDFPFPDHVPDYPSHTHMAEYIKTYTKQFGLEKHICFNTKVVKIEKAAEGWKMMTVEVDNKGKHKSEYKETFVKFVAIASGHHAKPSMPQFEGQETFHGRIFHSRTYKDAITNDLVGKKAVVVGIGNSAVDVAVNVTELGGEKPVNISSRSGAWIVPNYIFGFPADHYATRLFFWLPRSISSFLFEFMIQCVTGSPWQWKLNPKMHARQTQPTVNSTLIYHIQRQNIVVRPNIAALKKDKVIFTDGSQTTADAVVCCTGYQIDLPFFDSDIKDLVVDESTNQIKLFKNVFAPDIGPSLAFIGLVQPSSGGLLSISEIQARWFSELCKGSVKLPSAEKMRQKFARDKQSSEGIYYASPRHTIQQDPMTYNDEIASYFGAKPQLWKHPSLAWNLVVGSCGAAQYRLQGPHKWKRAREVVRSVPVTPVMHYTALFLLLGLIFITVFIFYKTLF from the exons ATGAATCATTCTCCAGAATATGACGTTGCAGTTATTGGTGCAGggatttctgggattgttactgcaAAGTGCCTTTTAGATGACAAGTTCAATATTATTGTTTATGAGATGAGTGACCACGTTGGGGGACTGTGGCAGTTTACGGAGGATGGCTATGGAGTGATGAGATTTACCACGAT GGTTGCCTCCAAACAGAACGACTGCTTCTCCGACTTTCCATTCCCCGACCATGTTCCTGATTACCCAAGCCACACACACATGGCAGAATACATCAAAACTTACACCAAGCAGTTTGGTTTGGAGAAGCACATCTGTTTTAACACCAAGGTggtcaaaattgaaaaagcaGCAGAGGGATGGAAAATGATGACAGTCGAAGTCGACAACAAAGGCAAGCACAAGTCTGAATACAAGGAAACATTTGTGAAGTTTGTCGCCATAGCATCTGGTCATCACGCCAAGCCAAGCATGCCACAGTTTGAAGGCCAGGAAACATTTCATGGAAGAATTTTTCACAGCAGAACTTATAAAGATGCCATAACTAATGACCTAGTAGGGAAAAAAGCAGTTGTAGTAGGAATCGGTAATAGCGCTGTAGATGTAGCGGTGAATGTAACAGAGTTGGGAGGGGAAAAGCCCGTTAACATTTCCTCGAGATCGGGTGCATGGATTGTTCCTAATTACATATTCGGGTTCCCTGCTGATCATTATGCGACCCGCCTATTTTTCTGGCTTCCTCGGAGCATTTCCAGTTTTCTCTTTGAGTTTATGATTCAATGTGTGACCGGCAGCCCATGGCAGTGGAAACTAAACCCCAAAATGCATGCTCGCCAAACACAACCCACTGTCAACTCGACATTGATTTATCATATACAAAGACAAAATATTGTAGTAAGACCTAACATTGCAGCACTTAAGAAAGATAAAGTGATCTTCACTGATGGATCTCAAACCACTGCAGATGCAGTGGTTTGTTGCACTGGGTATCAAATCGATTTGCCCTTTTTTGACAGCGACATCAAAGATCTAGTTGTCGATGAAAGCACCAACCAAatcaaacttttcaaaaatgtttttgcaccAGACATCGGCCCTTCCTTGGCATTTATAGGTTTGGTACAGCCCTCATCTGGTGGTTTGCTATCAATTTCTGAAATCCAGGCAAGATGGTTCTCGGAGCTGTGTAAAGGCTCTGTCAAACTCCCCTCAGCGGAGAAGATGCGCCAAAAATTTGCGAGGGACAAACAGAGCAGTGAGGGTATTTACTATGCTTCACCAAGGCATACAATTCAACAAGACCCGATGACTTACAATGATGAGATTGCATCATATTTTGGTGCTAAGCCACAACTATGGAAGCACCCTTCCTTAGCATGGAATTTAGTCGTTGGCAGCTGTGGGGCGGCCCAGTATAGATTGCAGGGCCCTCATAAGTGGAAGAGGGCGAGAGAAGTTGTACGCTCTGTCCCGGTAACGCCCGTGATGCACTACACCGCATTGTTTTTGCTTCTGGGGTTAATTTTTATCACAGTGTTCATTTTCtataaaacattgttttaa
- the LOC140951087 gene encoding choline-phosphate cytidylyltransferase B-like — protein MSSPKNGSPGEVRKQNGSRKRKRPSSQDSDINGATKHKSIRVSPREPARMYEPDLTISPSDEPVEEFEPISLEDAKNGKATRPIRVYADGVYDVYHFGHARSLMQAKNAFPTEVYLMVGVSNDELTHKYKGNTVMTETERYESLRHCRYVDEVISDAPWVVTPDFIDLHKIDFVAHDDLPYNSAGSEDIYKEVKAMGKFVATQRTEGISTSDLIARVVRDYDMYIRRNLARGYTAKELNVSFIKEKEVQVRQKMDEIKGRLTDKSQEILTKWEEKSRDFIGSFIDMFGREGRLNQLIGKGKDRIFDAGARIKRALSPGRHADLDDYDPYGSPTRSPKVPRLSFDPEISDDEEDEQGKEIREAVSSTV, from the exons ATGTCCTCTCCAAAGAACGGCTCGCCTGGAGAAGTTAGAAAACAGAATGGCTCACGTAAAAGAAAACGGCCCAGCTCCCAGGATTCAGATATAAATGGAGCAACAAAACACAAATCAATACGCGTG TCGCCGCGTGAGCCGGCACGGATGTATGAGCCAGATTTGACCATTTCTCCCTCAGATGAACCCGTTGAGGAATTTGAGCCGATTTCTTTGGAGGATGCCAAAAATGGAAAAG CAACAAGACCTATTCGTGTCTATGCAGATGGCGTATACGATGTATACCATTTTGGACATGCAAGATCTCTAATGCAGGCTAAAAATGCTTTTCCAACTGAAGTTTATTTGATGGTTGGAG TTTCCAATGATGAGTTAACACACAAGTACAAAGGTAACACTGTCATGACAGAGACTGAGCGATACGAGTCTCTAAGGCACTGCCGTTATGTTGACGAGGTTATTAGTGATGCACCCTGGGTCGTGACTCCTGATTTCATTGATCTTCACAAG ATTGATTTTGTCGCTCATGACGACCTACCTTACAACAGTGCAGGATCAGAAGACATTTACAAAGAGGTGAAAGCCATGGGTAAATTTGTAGCCACACAAAGAACGGAAGGAATTTCCACTTCAGACCTCATTGCAAGGGTGGTTAGAGATTATGATATGTATATCAGGAGAAACTTGGCCAGAGGCTATACAGCTAAAGAGCTGAATGTCAGTTTTATTAAG GAAAAAGAAGTTCAAGTGCGGCaaaaaatggatgaaatcaAAGGTCGACTGACAGACAAATCCCAGGAAATCCTCACTAAATGGGAAGAAAAGTCACGTGACTTTATAGGCAGCTTTATTGATATGTTTGGCAGGGAAGGTCGATTG AACCAGCTCATTGGGAAAGGAAAAGATAGAATATTTGATGCAGGGGCACGCATTAAAAGAGCGCTATCTCCAGGACGACACGCAGATCTTGATGACTATGATCCGTATGGTTCTCCAACAAGATCACCCAAGGTTCCTCGCCTTTCCTTTGACCCTGAAATCAGcgatgatgaagaagatgaacaAGGCAAGGAGATTAGAGAAGCCGTTAGTTCAACAGTCTAA